The following proteins come from a genomic window of Sphingomonas japonica:
- a CDS encoding translocation/assembly module TamB domain-containing protein, translating to MSDDVQQPKRRSPWPRRIAGTLALLAGLCALALVLLDSPLGHRFVADRIAALEPANGLRYRVGRIEGSLFGKARLIEVRLFDRNGLVFQAPQAELDWNPFAWSANTLAIRRLIVPRATLAKLPELTPTGRTGPILPGFDIAIGELRVDRLDLAAAVTGRPRTGRLVARADIRGGRAMVDLAALVEGSDFVRIDLDAQPDRDRFDLRARARGRADGVLAKLTGIARPLSLTIAGDGRWSRWQGRVQADAGDERLIDLALGNEAGRYTLGGTVAPQSLLRGRLQRLTSPRILVNAAATLADRRLDGNASLRTPSLDIETTGEIDLARSAFRNLRTRARLLRPPALFPNMTGRNVELRAILDGAFATARFDYRITADRFAFDATGFEGARAAGRGRLSKAPVTVPVAFTARRVTGVGDVAGGILQNLSVSGNLRVTPTLVLGDDLRLRSDKLDGRIMLMLDLTNGRYEVSLNGGLNRYLIPGLGIVDVQSRLTVMPGPGGRGTRVVGTGVAQMVRLDNAFFRSLTGGLPRIVARLERGPDRVLYFRDLVLTSPDLTLRGNGYRRTDGSFFFEGSGEQATYGPVTVRLDGRIDRPVLDLTFASPQATLGLAGVTAHLDPTPAGYAFTAQGGSRLGPFTARGRIDLPRGGSATVIFEELRVSGTRATGQLAIVPGGFDGRLDIDGGGLSGMLRFVPVNGVQRIEGDIDARAAALAGVTVRRASLAFATLLDPGGTTLEATVAARGLRASGLTIGRLAASAKLTDGVGEITASFSGQRGRAFDLQSVTRVSPDQFRIQLKGSVDQRPLALDEAAVVSRDGDGWRLAPVDLSFAGGTARLGGRVGPGETSVEASVARLPLAVLDILLPGAGLSGAATGKLSYTDRAGVPDGRIDMRVRGLSRAGLVLSSRPVDLGIAGVIDARRAGFRAVVASDGRIIGRAQARMAPLGPGALFQRIANAPLFAQVRYDGPADTLWRLTGIELFDLSGPVGIAADVGGRLADPRIRGTVVSKTARIESAVTGTVLTNVQTRGRFNGSRLVIDEFSASDGREGSVSGSGAFDLSAASGFAIDLNLQARNAVMINRDDIGAAVTGPITIRSDGNGGTIGGDVRLDRSRYRLGQAVTAAAIPRLNIREVNQRGPDDEEDIVPVEPWRLDLRARAPGGLFVTGLGLSSEWSTDIQIGGEPTNPKITGRADLVRGDYEFAGRTFDLDRGAIRFDGSVPANPSLDIAANADTQGLNATIRVTGTALRPEIGFSSIPALPEDELLSRLLFGTSITQLSAPEALQLAAAVAALQDGGDGLNPINAVRRAAGLDRLRILPADPQTGQGTAIAAGKYLTRRTYVEIISDGQGYSATRVEFQLTRWLSLLSSISTIGRQSANIRVSRDY from the coding sequence CCGAACTCGACTGGAACCCCTTCGCATGGAGCGCCAACACCCTGGCGATCCGCCGCCTGATCGTACCGCGCGCGACGCTCGCCAAATTGCCCGAACTCACGCCGACGGGCCGCACCGGCCCGATCCTGCCCGGTTTCGACATCGCCATCGGCGAATTGCGCGTCGATCGCCTCGACCTTGCCGCCGCCGTCACCGGCCGGCCGCGCACCGGGCGCCTCGTCGCCCGCGCCGATATTCGCGGCGGCCGGGCGATGGTCGACCTGGCCGCGTTGGTCGAGGGCAGCGATTTCGTGCGGATCGACCTCGACGCACAGCCCGACCGCGACCGCTTCGACCTGCGCGCGCGGGCACGCGGGCGCGCCGACGGCGTATTGGCGAAGCTGACCGGGATTGCCCGCCCGCTGTCGCTGACCATCGCGGGCGACGGCCGCTGGTCGCGCTGGCAGGGCCGCGTGCAGGCGGATGCGGGCGACGAACGCCTGATCGACCTTGCGCTCGGCAACGAAGCCGGGCGCTACACGCTGGGCGGGACGGTCGCGCCGCAAAGCCTGTTGCGCGGTCGGCTGCAGCGGCTGACCAGCCCGCGCATCCTGGTCAACGCCGCCGCCACGCTCGCCGACCGCCGCCTCGACGGCAACGCGTCGCTGCGCACGCCGTCGCTCGATATCGAGACGACTGGCGAGATCGACCTGGCGCGGAGTGCCTTTCGCAACCTGCGCACCCGCGCGCGGCTGCTCCGCCCGCCCGCACTGTTCCCCAACATGACCGGACGCAATGTCGAGCTGCGCGCGATTCTCGACGGCGCGTTCGCCACGGCGCGCTTCGACTATCGCATCACCGCCGACCGCTTCGCCTTCGATGCGACCGGGTTCGAAGGCGCGCGCGCCGCCGGGCGCGGGCGACTGTCGAAGGCGCCGGTGACGGTGCCGGTCGCCTTTACCGCGCGCCGCGTCACCGGCGTCGGCGACGTCGCGGGCGGCATCCTCCAGAACCTGTCGGTATCCGGAAACCTGCGTGTCACGCCGACATTGGTGCTCGGCGACGACCTGCGGCTGCGCTCGGACAAGCTCGACGGGCGCATCATGCTGATGCTCGACCTCACCAATGGCCGCTACGAAGTCAGCCTGAACGGCGGGCTCAACCGCTATCTGATCCCCGGCCTCGGCATCGTCGACGTCCAGTCGCGGCTGACGGTGATGCCCGGCCCCGGTGGCCGCGGCACCCGCGTGGTGGGCACCGGCGTGGCGCAGATGGTGCGGCTCGACAACGCGTTCTTCCGATCGCTGACCGGGGGATTGCCCCGCATTGTCGCGCGGCTGGAGCGCGGTCCCGACCGGGTGCTCTATTTCCGCGACCTGGTGCTGACCTCGCCCGACCTCACGCTGCGCGGCAACGGGTATCGCCGCACCGATGGCAGTTTCTTCTTCGAAGGCAGCGGCGAGCAGGCGACCTACGGCCCGGTTACTGTTCGCCTGGACGGTCGCATCGACCGCCCGGTGCTCGATCTGACCTTCGCCAGCCCGCAAGCGACGCTGGGCTTGGCCGGCGTCACCGCGCACCTCGATCCGACGCCGGCGGGCTATGCGTTCACGGCGCAAGGCGGCTCGCGGCTCGGGCCGTTCACCGCGCGCGGGCGCATCGATCTGCCGCGCGGCGGCAGCGCAACGGTCATCTTCGAGGAGCTGCGCGTCAGCGGCACGCGCGCCACCGGCCAGCTTGCGATCGTCCCCGGCGGTTTCGACGGACGGCTCGACATCGATGGCGGCGGGTTGTCGGGCATGCTGCGCTTCGTGCCGGTAAATGGTGTCCAGCGGATCGAAGGCGACATCGACGCACGCGCCGCAGCGCTGGCGGGGGTGACGGTGCGCCGCGCGAGCCTTGCCTTTGCGACGCTGCTCGATCCCGGTGGGACGACGCTCGAAGCCACCGTCGCCGCGCGCGGGCTGCGCGCATCGGGGCTCACGATCGGCAGACTCGCCGCCAGCGCGAAGCTGACCGACGGCGTGGGTGAGATCACCGCTTCCTTCTCGGGCCAGCGCGGCCGGGCGTTCGACCTGCAAAGCGTCACGCGTGTTAGCCCCGACCAGTTCCGCATCCAGCTCAAGGGCAGCGTCGATCAGCGCCCGCTCGCGCTCGACGAGGCCGCGGTGGTCAGCCGCGATGGTGATGGCTGGCGGCTCGCGCCGGTCGATCTCAGCTTTGCGGGCGGCACCGCGCGGCTTGGCGGCCGGGTCGGTCCGGGCGAGACCAGCGTCGAGGCAAGCGTCGCTCGCCTGCCGCTGGCGGTGCTCGACATCCTGCTGCCCGGCGCGGGGCTGAGCGGCGCCGCCACCGGCAAGCTCAGCTATACCGACCGCGCCGGCGTGCCAGATGGCCGCATCGACATGCGCGTGCGTGGATTGAGCCGCGCGGGGCTGGTGCTCTCGTCGCGGCCCGTCGATCTCGGCATCGCCGGGGTGATCGACGCCCGCCGCGCGGGCTTTCGCGCGGTCGTGGCCAGTGACGGCCGCATCATCGGCCGGGCGCAGGCGCGGATGGCACCGCTCGGGCCGGGCGCGCTGTTCCAGCGGATCGCGAATGCACCCTTGTTCGCACAGGTCCGCTATGACGGCCCTGCCGACACGCTGTGGCGGTTGACCGGGATCGAGCTGTTCGACCTTTCCGGGCCGGTCGGTATCGCCGCCGATGTCGGCGGTCGCCTCGCCGATCCGCGCATCCGCGGCACCGTCGTGTCGAAAACCGCGCGCATCGAAAGCGCGGTCACCGGCACGGTGCTGACCAATGTCCAGACGCGCGGCCGCTTCAACGGATCGCGGCTGGTGATCGACGAGTTCTCCGCCAGCGACGGGCGCGAGGGCAGCGTCAGCGGCTCGGGCGCGTTCGACCTGTCGGCGGCGTCGGGCTTCGCGATCGACCTCAATCTTCAGGCGCGGAACGCGGTGATGATCAACCGCGACGATATCGGCGCGGCGGTGACCGGGCCGATCACGATCCGTTCGGACGGCAATGGCGGCACGATCGGCGGCGACGTCCGGCTCGACCGCAGCCGCTATCGGCTGGGACAGGCGGTCACCGCCGCCGCGATCCCGCGGCTCAACATCCGCGAAGTCAACCAGCGCGGCCCGGATGACGAAGAGGACATCGTTCCCGTCGAACCATGGCGGCTCGATCTGCGCGCACGCGCCCCCGGCGGGCTGTTCGTGACCGGGCTCGGCCTGTCGAGCGAGTGGTCGACTGACATCCAGATTGGCGGTGAGCCGACCAATCCCAAGATCACCGGCCGCGCCGACCTGGTCCGCGGCGATTATGAATTTGCCGGCCGCACCTTCGATCTCGATCGCGGCGCGATCCGCTTCGACGGCTCGGTCCCCGCCAATCCGTCGCTCGACATCGCCGCCAATGCCGACACGCAGGGGCTCAACGCGACGATCCGCGTCACCGGCACCGCGCTCAGGCCGGAGATCGGCTTTTCCAGCATTCCGGCGCTGCCCGAGGACGAACTGCTGTCGCGACTGCTGTTCGGCACCTCGATCACGCAGTTGTCCGCCCCCGAGGCGCTGCAGCTGGCGGCGGCGGTGGCCGCGCTGCAGGACGGCGGCGACGGGCTCAATCCGATCAACGCGGTGCGCCGCGCCGCCGGGCTCGACCGCCTGCGCATCCTGCCTGCCGATCCGCAGACCGGGCAGGGCACCGCGATCGCCGCGGGCAAATATCTGACGCGGCGGACCTATGTCGAGATCATCTCCGACGGTCAGGGCTATTCCGCGACGCGCGTCGAGTTCCAGCTCACCCGCTGGCTGTCGTTGCTCTCGTCGATCTCGACGATCGGGCGGCAAAGCGCCAACATCCGGGTATCACGCGATTATTGA
- a CDS encoding SLC13 family permease, translating to MTLSQILSVTVLAGMMLLFLWGRLRYDIVAILALLAGLAVGIIAPDDAFSGFSDDIVIIVGSALVISGAVQRSGVIETLLALLAKRVTRVRSQLLLLTASVGFASALVKNIGALAMLMPASFQMAKRSESSPSVFLMPMAFASLLGGLMTLIGTSPNIIVSRVRGELTGEPFRMFDYLPVGLGLTLIGLLYLRFAYRLLPRDRRAAPTMGEALDIKSYVTEATITETSPAADETVAAFVARHDSEVTVTAVLRAGMRSAPHPDTELRSRDTLILGGAPDALERVIARDRLALEGHDRDAPEGSQEDDIGVIEAVVNTESVLIGRTAGRMLLQRRFGVNLIAVARRGERLTRRLANIELRAGDVIVLQGPLSLLPERLRDLGCLPLAERTLRLGSARKGLLPLAILGAAMAATATGYVPVAVAFFAAAGLILASGALPIREAYDHVEWPILIMLGALIPVSDTLRTTGTTDLIGAFLSDTAATLPPWGAVAMILTAAMAVTPFLNNAATVLVMAPIAATFATGLGMRPEPFLMATAVGAGCDFLTPIGHQCNTLVMGPGGYRFSDYARLGAPLSLIVLVFGTPLILYFWPAL from the coding sequence ATGACGCTTTCCCAGATCCTGTCGGTGACCGTGCTTGCCGGGATGATGCTGCTGTTCCTGTGGGGACGGCTGCGCTACGATATCGTCGCTATCCTGGCGCTTCTCGCCGGGCTGGCGGTCGGCATCATCGCGCCCGACGATGCGTTCAGCGGCTTTTCCGACGATATCGTCATCATCGTCGGTTCGGCGCTGGTGATTTCGGGTGCGGTCCAACGCTCGGGCGTGATCGAGACGCTGCTCGCACTGCTTGCCAAGCGGGTGACGCGGGTGCGTTCGCAACTGCTGCTGCTGACCGCCTCGGTCGGCTTCGCCTCGGCGCTGGTCAAGAATATCGGCGCGCTGGCGATGTTGATGCCCGCATCGTTCCAGATGGCCAAGCGCTCGGAAAGCTCGCCATCGGTGTTCCTGATGCCGATGGCGTTCGCGTCGCTACTCGGCGGGCTGATGACACTGATCGGCACCTCGCCGAACATCATCGTCAGCCGGGTGCGCGGCGAGCTGACCGGCGAACCGTTCCGCATGTTCGATTATCTTCCGGTCGGGCTGGGGCTGACGCTGATCGGGCTGCTCTATCTGCGCTTCGCCTATCGCCTGCTGCCGCGCGACCGCCGCGCCGCGCCGACGATGGGCGAGGCGCTCGACATCAAGAGCTATGTCACCGAAGCGACGATCACCGAAACCTCGCCTGCCGCCGACGAGACCGTCGCCGCCTTCGTCGCGCGCCACGACTCCGAAGTCACCGTCACCGCGGTGCTGCGCGCCGGCATGCGCAGCGCGCCGCATCCCGACACCGAATTGCGCAGCCGCGACACGCTGATCCTGGGCGGAGCGCCCGACGCCCTCGAACGCGTCATCGCGCGCGACCGCCTCGCGCTCGAGGGACACGACCGCGACGCGCCGGAAGGGTCGCAGGAAGACGATATCGGCGTCATCGAAGCGGTAGTGAACACCGAATCGGTGCTGATCGGCCGCACCGCCGGACGCATGCTGCTGCAGCGGCGCTTCGGCGTGAACCTGATCGCGGTGGCGCGGCGCGGCGAGCGGTTGACCCGGCGGCTCGCCAATATCGAGCTTCGCGCCGGCGACGTGATCGTGCTGCAGGGACCGCTCAGCCTGCTTCCCGAACGGCTGCGCGACCTCGGCTGCCTGCCGCTTGCCGAACGCACGCTGCGGCTGGGCAGCGCGCGCAAAGGACTGCTGCCGCTGGCGATCCTCGGCGCGGCGATGGCGGCTACGGCGACCGGGTACGTCCCCGTCGCGGTCGCGTTCTTCGCCGCTGCCGGGCTGATCCTCGCCAGCGGCGCGCTGCCTATCCGCGAGGCGTATGATCATGTCGAATGGCCGATCCTGATCATGCTCGGCGCGCTGATCCCGGTCAGCGACACGCTGCGCACCACCGGCACGACCGACCTGATCGGCGCGTTCCTTTCGGATACCGCGGCGACGCTGCCGCCCTGGGGCGCCGTGGCGATGATCCTGACCGCGGCGATGGCGGTCACGCCTTTCCTCAACAATGCGGCGACGGTGCTGGTGATGGCGCCGATTGCCGCGACCTTCGCGACCGGGCTGGGCATGCGCCCCGAACCGTTCCTGATGGCGACCGCAGTCGGCGCGGGGTGCGATTTCCTCACGCCGATCGGGCATCAGTGCAACACGCTGGTGATGGGGCCGGGCGGCTATCGCTTTTCCGACTATGCCCGGCTGGGCGCGCCGCTGTCGCTGATCGTGCTGGTGTTCGGCACGCCGCTGATCCTGTATTTCTGGCCTGCGCTTTGA
- a CDS encoding zf-TFIIB domain-containing protein, translating to MRTPEAVAGMPCPVCKTGLAMSERNGIEIDYCPTCRGIWLDRGELDKIIERAAAQEAPPAPQPPAPPQPGYAPAAPYPPQAHNPWDRPSHQGQGYDPRYGKKRKKSFLEEMFD from the coding sequence ATGCGTACCCCCGAAGCCGTCGCCGGAATGCCGTGCCCGGTGTGCAAGACCGGCCTGGCGATGAGCGAGCGCAACGGCATCGAGATCGATTACTGCCCCACGTGCCGCGGCATCTGGCTCGATCGCGGCGAACTCGACAAGATCATCGAGCGCGCGGCTGCGCAAGAGGCGCCGCCCGCGCCGCAACCACCTGCGCCGCCGCAGCCCGGCTACGCTCCCGCTGCGCCCTATCCGCCACAGGCGCACAATCCGTGGGACCGCCCGAGCCACCAGGGCCAGGGCTACGACCCGCGCTACGGCAAGAAGCGCAAGAAGTCGTTCCTTGAGGAAATGTTCGACTGA
- a CDS encoding tryptophan 2,3-dioxygenase: MTSMTYADYLALDTVLGAQHPISDHHDEPLFIVMHQTMELWMQQTIHEVGLACRLIAADRLHESYKTLARVSRIQAVMTLSWDVLQTMTATDYLRFRRVLGTSSGFQSDQFRTVEVMLGFRDGPRHGPHTRAAAAQPSLWDYANAAAHRAGLPIPPRALARDWSAPYAHDAEVEAAWALVYRDEERWWPLYQLAEKLVDVDEAFASWRHKHVLTVSRIIGHKQGTGGSSGVDYLAATLPKRAFPELWSLRTQL; this comes from the coding sequence ATGACCTCGATGACCTATGCCGACTATCTCGCGCTCGACACGGTGCTGGGGGCGCAGCATCCGATCTCGGACCATCACGACGAACCTTTGTTCATCGTCATGCATCAGACGATGGAGTTGTGGATGCAGCAGACCATCCACGAAGTCGGTCTCGCCTGCCGCCTGATCGCCGCCGATCGCCTCCACGAAAGCTACAAGACGCTGGCGCGGGTCAGCCGCATCCAGGCGGTGATGACGCTGTCGTGGGACGTGCTCCAGACGATGACCGCGACCGACTATCTGCGCTTCCGGCGCGTGCTCGGCACCTCGTCGGGCTTCCAGTCGGACCAGTTCCGCACCGTCGAGGTGATGCTCGGCTTTCGCGACGGTCCGCGCCACGGCCCGCACACCCGCGCGGCGGCGGCGCAGCCCAGCCTGTGGGACTACGCCAACGCCGCCGCACACCGCGCCGGGCTGCCGATTCCGCCTCGCGCGCTCGCCCGCGACTGGTCCGCGCCCTATGCGCACGACGCGGAGGTCGAGGCGGCATGGGCGCTGGTCTATCGCGACGAGGAGCGCTGGTGGCCACTCTATCAGCTCGCCGAGAAGCTGGTCGATGTCGACGAGGCGTTCGCATCGTGGCGGCACAAGCATGTCCTGACCGTGTCGCGCATCATCGGACACAAGCAGGGCACCGGCGGCAGCAGTGGCGTCGATTATCTCGCGGCGACCCTGCCCAAGCGCGCCTTTCCCGAACTCTGGTCGCTGAGGACGCAGCTGTGA
- a CDS encoding aminotransferase class V-fold PLP-dependent enzyme encodes MTSYKHLFQRALAAAPERLHMAAHSHHLWPDASWLGHQAAWDDAARLADKKWSRVMGEIWQGAQHHVARELKLPDPETVVFAGNTHDFLVRIASAIDARPLRILATDGEFHSFRRQAAAWVEAGQATLDLVPATGHDPVAALAERMAQRRHDLVVVSQVLFGSGRVLSGFDRLAIHAAPEGPWLLIDGYHGFMATDTDLESIADRAFYTAGGYKYAMSGEGVGFLHAPPGFATRPVQTGWYAEFDDLSLPPGGIGYAPDARRFLGGTFDPSGLYRFVAVRDMLVRERLDTAAISRHVAGLRDLLIAGIENTALGHAELLNPPIGGPQARFLALRSPHAGKWQGRLLERDVVTDVRGDVLRIGLGLYHDERDVARFVEEAGWL; translated from the coding sequence GTGACCAGCTACAAGCATTTGTTCCAGCGCGCGCTCGCCGCGGCTCCCGAGCGGCTGCACATGGCGGCGCACAGCCATCATCTGTGGCCCGACGCGTCGTGGCTGGGGCACCAGGCGGCCTGGGACGACGCCGCGCGGCTCGCCGACAAGAAATGGTCGCGGGTGATGGGCGAGATCTGGCAGGGCGCGCAGCACCATGTCGCGCGCGAGCTGAAGCTGCCCGATCCGGAAACCGTGGTGTTCGCCGGCAATACCCATGATTTCCTGGTACGCATCGCCTCGGCGATCGACGCCCGCCCGCTGCGCATCCTCGCCACCGACGGCGAATTTCACAGTTTCCGCCGCCAGGCCGCGGCCTGGGTCGAGGCGGGGCAGGCGACGCTCGACCTGGTGCCTGCTACCGGCCATGATCCGGTCGCGGCGCTTGCCGAACGGATGGCGCAGCGGCGGCATGATCTGGTCGTCGTCAGCCAGGTGCTGTTCGGATCGGGCCGCGTGCTGTCGGGGTTCGACCGGCTTGCAATCCACGCCGCGCCCGAAGGGCCGTGGCTGCTGATCGACGGCTATCACGGCTTCATGGCCACCGACACCGATCTCGAAAGCATCGCCGACCGCGCTTTCTACACTGCCGGCGGCTATAAATACGCGATGTCGGGCGAAGGCGTAGGCTTTCTCCACGCCCCGCCCGGCTTCGCGACGCGCCCCGTCCAGACCGGCTGGTATGCCGAGTTCGACGATCTGTCGCTGCCGCCGGGCGGAATCGGCTATGCCCCCGATGCGCGGCGTTTCCTTGGCGGCACTTTCGACCCGTCGGGGCTGTACCGGTTCGTCGCGGTGCGCGACATGCTGGTGCGCGAACGGCTCGACACCGCGGCGATCAGCCGCCACGTCGCAGGCTTGCGCGACCTGCTGATCGCCGGGATCGAGAACACCGCGCTTGGCCATGCAGAGCTGCTCAACCCGCCGATCGGCGGCCCGCAGGCACGCTTCCTTGCCCTGCGCAGCCCGCACGCGGGCAAATGGCAGGGGCGGTTGCTCGAACGCGACGTCGTCACCGACGTGCGCGGCGACGTGCTGCGCATCGGACTGGGTCTGTATCATGACGAGCGCGACGTGGCGCGGTTCGTCGAGGAAGCAGGGTGGCTCTGA
- a CDS encoding group I truncated hemoglobin — protein MPAILLAVALLFQETPPAAPPHAMPGEEAVEPYAVRPGNLGARAFEGDAMAQAFHGQDGIHRIVDGFVRRNFADPVTGPVFANHDQVRLKRTIFEQFCAILNAGCSYSGRDMKAAHKDLGIQQADMNRLVENLQAAMADEGVSFSAQNRFLSKLAPMRGQVVER, from the coding sequence ATGCCCGCCATCCTGCTCGCTGTCGCGCTGCTGTTCCAGGAAACGCCGCCCGCCGCCCCGCCCCATGCGATGCCGGGCGAGGAAGCGGTCGAACCCTATGCGGTGCGCCCCGGCAATCTCGGCGCGCGCGCCTTCGAGGGCGATGCGATGGCGCAGGCGTTCCACGGGCAGGACGGTATCCACCGCATCGTCGATGGCTTCGTGCGGCGCAACTTCGCCGATCCGGTGACCGGGCCGGTATTCGCCAACCACGATCAGGTGCGGTTGAAGCGGACGATCTTCGAGCAGTTCTGCGCGATCCTCAATGCCGGGTGTTCCTATTCAGGGCGCGACATGAAGGCGGCGCACAAGGATCTGGGCATCCAGCAGGCCGACATGAACCGGCTGGTCGAGAATCTGCAGGCGGCGATGGCCGACGAGGGGGTGAGCTTTTCGGCGCAGAACCGGTTCCTGTCGAAGCTGGCGCCGATGCGCGGGCAAGTGGTCGAGCGCTGA
- a CDS encoding DUF3034 family protein → MKHAIYTSAAAIGLFAVTPAHADDLRGGGKLLLTNGISTVEGAAGGGLTPWAVIAGNGTKDGIGAQAAVTIAEVESYDFRSLSVAIGIFDRVELSYARQNFNTNEIGAVLGIGQDFAFDQDVYGAKVKLLGDVVYGAPMLPAIAAGIQYKKNLDAPIVAAVGARHSEGADYYVSATKLLLSHSVLLNVTARATKANQLGILGFGGDKDDSYDLHFEGSAAYQLSRRFVIGGEYRSKPDKLGIAREHDWFDAFAAYAINRNLTATVAYSDLGSIATVPDQRGVLFQLQAGF, encoded by the coding sequence ATGAAACACGCAATTTACACATCCGCCGCCGCGATCGGCCTGTTCGCTGTCACGCCGGCGCACGCCGACGATCTGCGCGGCGGAGGCAAGCTGTTGCTGACCAACGGAATCTCGACCGTCGAGGGCGCGGCCGGAGGTGGCCTGACGCCATGGGCGGTGATCGCGGGCAACGGCACCAAGGACGGCATCGGCGCACAGGCCGCGGTCACGATCGCCGAAGTCGAAAGCTATGATTTCCGCAGCCTAAGCGTCGCGATCGGCATCTTCGACCGCGTCGAGCTGAGCTATGCGCGCCAGAATTTCAACACCAACGAGATCGGCGCCGTGCTCGGCATCGGCCAGGATTTCGCCTTCGACCAGGACGTCTATGGCGCCAAGGTCAAGCTGCTCGGCGACGTCGTCTATGGCGCGCCGATGCTGCCCGCGATCGCGGCCGGCATCCAGTACAAGAAGAATCTCGACGCGCCGATCGTCGCCGCGGTCGGAGCGAGGCATTCCGAAGGCGCGGATTATTATGTGTCGGCGACCAAGCTGTTGCTGTCGCACAGCGTGCTGCTCAACGTCACCGCACGCGCGACCAAGGCCAATCAGCTGGGCATATTGGGATTTGGCGGCGACAAGGACGACAGCTACGACCTGCATTTCGAAGGATCGGCGGCGTATCAGTTGTCGCGCCGCTTCGTGATCGGCGGCGAATACCGGTCCAAGCCCGACAAATTGGGCATCGCCCGCGAGCACGACTGGTTCGACGCGTTCGCCGCCTATGCGATCAACCGCAACCTGACCGCGACGGTCGCCTATTCCGATCTCGGCTCGATCGCCACCGTGCCCGACCAGCGCGGCGTGCTGTTCCAGCTGCAGGCCGGGTTCTGA
- a CDS encoding cupredoxin domain-containing protein, with protein MFARIALAAATAALFAMPAHAGGLMVKLIDQAGRPVPDAVITVKPSAGIPRGPIRFPWGTSIVQQGIAFNPHVLIVPVGATVAFPNKDKVRHHVYSFSKPARFELKLYGRDESHSYTFKTAGAVAIGCNIHDSMSGFIKVVDTPFAAKSAASGVASIAAIPAGPATVTVWHPRLRARGNEMTWTVPISATGDASRQATLQLR; from the coding sequence ATGTTCGCCCGAATTGCGCTCGCCGCGGCCACCGCCGCCCTGTTCGCCATGCCCGCGCACGCCGGAGGTCTAATGGTCAAGCTGATCGACCAGGCAGGCCGTCCCGTTCCCGACGCGGTCATCACGGTCAAGCCGTCGGCCGGTATCCCGCGCGGGCCGATCCGCTTTCCCTGGGGCACGTCGATCGTCCAGCAGGGCATCGCGTTCAACCCGCACGTCCTGATCGTTCCGGTCGGCGCCACCGTCGCCTTTCCCAACAAGGACAAGGTGCGTCACCATGTCTACTCCTTCTCCAAACCGGCGCGGTTCGAGCTCAAGCTCTATGGCCGCGACGAAAGCCACAGCTACACGTTCAAGACCGCCGGCGCGGTCGCGATCGGCTGCAACATCCACGATTCGATGAGCGGCTTCATCAAGGTCGTCGATACGCCCTTCGCCGCCAAGTCGGCCGCCAGCGGCGTCGCCAGCATCGCCGCGATCCCTGCCGGGCCGGCGACGGTGACGGTGTGGCATCCGCGCCTGCGTGCGCGCGGCAATGAAATGACGTGGACGGTGCCCATCTCGGCTACCGGCGACGCGTCGCGCCAGGCGACGCTGCAGCTGCGATGA